In one window of Accipiter gentilis chromosome 28, bAccGen1.1, whole genome shotgun sequence DNA:
- the NANP gene encoding N-acylneuraminate-9-phosphatase has product MGAHGVKAVFFDLDNTLVDTAAAGRRAIEEVISALQSKHHYGEGEARVICDKVQAKLLKECHDPAKMCITDLRISHWEEAIQETIGGEVNRNLAAECYFLWKTTRLQHLTLAEDTRGMLTELRKRVRLLLLTNGDKQTQREKIEACACQPYFDAIVVGGEQKEEKPAPSIFHYCCDLLGVQPSECVMVGDSLDTDIQGGLNAGLKATVWLNKAMTTPVDTSPVPHYIISSVLDLPAVLQKMEHKINANLGTDRMASSNGAH; this is encoded by the exons ATGGGGGCGCACGGCGTCAAGGCGGTGTTCTTCGACTTGGACAACACGCTGGTCGACActgcggcggccgggcggcgcgcCATCGAGGAG GTGATCAGTGCCCTGCAGTCAAAGCACCACTACGGCGAGGGGGAAGCCCGCGTGATCTGCGATAAGGTCCAGGCCAAGCTTCTCAAGGAGTGTCACGATCCCGCCAAGATGTGCATCACCGACCTGCGGATTTCGCACTGGGAGGAGGCGATCCAAGAGACGATCGGGGGGGAGGTGAACCGAAACCTGGCCGCCGAGTGCTATTTCCTGTGGAAAACGACCCGCCTCCAGCACCTCACCCTGGCCGAGGACACGCGGGGCATGCTCACCGAGCTGCGGAAGAGGGTCCGCTTGCTGCTCTTGACGAACGGCGACAAACAGACGCAGAGGGAGAAGATCGAAGCGTGCGCCTGCCAGCCCTACTTCGATGCCATCGTTGTGGGAGGagagcagaaagaggagaaacCGGCGCCATCCATATTTCATTACTGTTGCGATCTCCTGGGGGTGCAGCCCTCAGAGTGCGTTATGGTTGGTGACTCTCTAGATACAGATATTCAAGGAGGCCTGAATGCTGGCTTGAAAGCAACTGTCTGGTTAAACAAAGCAATGACTACCCCGGTAGATACCTCCCCAGTACCTCATTATATTATTTCTTCTGTTCTGGATCTTCCAGCAGTTTTGCAGAAGATGGAGCACAAAATTAATGCTAACTTAGGAACTGACCGTATGGCTAGTAGTAATGGAGCACATTGA